The following DNA comes from Mya arenaria isolate MELC-2E11 chromosome 11, ASM2691426v1.
gcaagttccAGCCAACCAGGTTTGACCTGAATgaacattaaatgaaacaaaaatttGAATAACTTAAGCAGGCAAGTATAGTATTTACGAAGATGCAATTGTAAGCAGAAATTTGAAAAGCCAAAAATcacttaaataatgttattaacaCTTTTCGCCAAATAGAGCATTTtctgtcatatttatatttttgattgattaaaaacaaaaaatggtcTAATTTGAActatttacaatgttatatCACCTAAagaagcattttgttcacagttattcccattttttttttattatttcttattttaatagattcaatttctttttgttttcttttcaattccTTTGCCGACTACAGTGCAGATATCTAGCAGTTTTCAGCATAATATAAATCTGTAAAAAAGTgtagtaaaatatttacaatctaTGCACATGTAAAATAACCACACTTCTTGGCATCAAAAACAAAAAGCTTGCCAATAAAGTAATAATCTACAACAATGACATgattaaatatctttaaataaaaattaaattacataaaaacaagaaaacactacgctaacttcctctaaattaTATCCTAGGAAGTCAGTaccataaatatgaaattatcaATTAcgaaatgtcaaatattttataaaagacAGCTTGTACATTCCTTTACAAcaagaaatgtatttaaaatgccACATATTCGTTTGTATGGAGACACagaattatttattacaaagaCCTGTATGTGAACAAAGTATCACAGACATACAAATTTGATTATTGTAACATATTGTAACATGCTCACTGCAAACACAAACTACAGTACACAGAACACATTTTTACACAACATGAAggcaaaaatacacatatacatgACAGGGAGTTGAAACAAGCCACCGTGGTGAGAAGCGACTGTTCTAATCACTGTGCTGACCAGTCAACCACGCACATTTCAAggatgataataatataatattccaatatattttaaataagaccacaaataaatagtttgtttgccATTTGCAAttcaaaaaaaatgcttgttacCAAAATCGTTTAAAGCCTCtcctgtttttgtttcattctttAGAGTTTTAGCCAGGATGATAGGGTTAAAGTAATAAGAAGGACTGGTTGCgacagaaaaaggacagggtgaaAACGGCACATTATTTTTGGATGTGAATTACTAATCTACTATAAAATTGGGAAAACagtgtaaaaaatgtatttaactgAAGTAATTTTAGCTTTCAGGTGCTagatatattaattttgtattcaaGTATATTTGATCAACTAATaaccttaaacaaaacatagaaACTATTTGATTACCTACAtgattcaatttaaaaaaaaaaggttaagggtgcacatgctggtaTCCATGAGGGCAAAGGGGAGCTACAGAAAAGAGCAGATTGCAGCACCCTCTTATGTAGCTAAGACCTTCATTTGAATTACAGAATTTATGGATAATGaactgaaaaatgaataaataactgCCTAAAAATGTGTATAGAAATACCAAACAAAACTTATTATTAGTGTGGCCTAAGATCTAGTAGTGACACATATAGATGTACCCGTTGTACATTTCTAGTGCAGGGAGTCAAAGAACACAACATCATAGTCTGTTGGTCTACAACAGGAGAGACATCTTATCATGATAAAGACATAGAGCAGAAAACATAGAATACACTGTCAAGAGAAATAAGTGACCATTAAGTAGCATAAAATCTTTTAAACCCTTTCCTTTATAGTGAACTGGCCCCATCAGCTGCCCCTAGTTAATCCCCTCATCTTATTATAACGTAAGGTTAAAAGGCCGATCTATGAGGTTAAAAGTTTACCGTTATCTATAAAGGAAAGGCTTAATAGGCATttagtttttttacaaattgtatTGCACTAAAATGGCAATTAAATAACGGCAAATTGTTCCGAAGAAGATTATTTTCGGGGGTAGAAAGCGAAAAGAATCATGTgacatttaaagaaagaaacagaTCAATCATTTGTGCTTCAACATCCTTGTCATTTCTCCAGCTTCCAGTAAGTTAGgcacatttattaaaattagaAACTGTTGAAATCTTCATTCTGATTTGGGATCGTGGAAAGCAGCGATCGTCTATTAGTTTTAATCATTTTCGGTGAATGTATGACTCGATTTCGAGGCGAATGCGGGGAAGATCCGAGTCGTTTCAGTGGCTTGATTGGCGACCTTGGAGACTTTGAAGCCGAAGATTTGATAAGTTCTATCGGGGTCTTGTTTGAAGCAGTTCTAAACTTTACTGACTCCAAACTTATCGGAGTTGTCAGAATAGGCTGCTTGATGTCCGGCATTTTAGTTGGTGTCCcagtgttttctttgttattgACGTTAGCCTTGTCCTCATTCCCTGctgttttcacattttcattGAGTGGAGAGCAGACATTTACACTGTTTATAGCATTGGTAATGGACAAGTCTAACTCTGGTTTACCATCAGAAGTTTGATTTCCAACTTCATGCTCGAAGCGAGACTCATTGACTGAGTGTGCAGAAGAAAAATCCATAGAACTATCAGAATCACCAGTATTGGTTATAACTGATCTGTCTGCATCTTTTTCAGCATAATAAATACTGGGTTTACGTTTCAACCCAGTAGATTTTCCATCAGTTGTTGTGTTCAGGGGATCGGAAGGCTTTATCAGTTGTGTTGAAATTGGAACTTTAGCTGTCCCAAAATGCATCTTATCTTTAGAAAAGTTCAAAGTCTGCCTTATTCCATCAACTTCTTTTGTAAATCCGCCGCAAGGTTTATGAAAAACCATTGGAGGTTTCATTTTACGAGAAGTGGAATTAGCAAACCGAAGTGGTGAAGCATGTCGATCATCAACTTCCTTCTTATCTTCTGAAATTCTATCAAATTGCCTAATGTTTTGTCTAACAAACCCTGCCTTGTTTTTCTGCAGCTGTATTATACTTTCTCTTCGAGGGTTAAGAGCTTCTGCTTGTTGAATAAACGGAAACTTTCCAGGAACTGCAAAATCATCAAAGTCAGACTTTGTCTCAACTTTATGTTCCTTAATGTAACCTGCTCTTGCAAGTAGCTTATGTGTTTCAGCTGATATCTGTAAGTTTGGCTTCACATTCGCCTTCTTTTGCATAAGGCTAGCCTCCAACAAGCTTTTCGACCTTGACACTCGTGTTGGAGTAGGCTCAAACTCCCTATCAAGGTGCTGGGTTGACAGCGATTTCTTCTGGACCAGACCTGGCTTAAGAGATTCATTCCAGGTCTGGTCATTCTGGCTTTCATCAAAGACAGGAATATCTCCTTCATTGTCACTCATGCGACAAGTTTCATCAGCAACACTCATTAAGGCATCTGACGCAGATTTCTCAAACTCATGCATCGTTTCTATTCCAACTCTCTCTTTTTCAGTAAGTTTTCCACTGGTAATTGATTCAGGAGTGGCATCGACTGAGTCAATTCTTGTCTCATCGCAAATTGAGCCTTGACCGCTGTCTGCCGAAACAGACCTGGTCATTTCACGTTCCTTAAAGTTCTGCAGTGGGGACAAACTAGACGAGGCTTCGCTCAGTAAACTGTCCTTACTCTCCTGTTTCTGCTGTGCAAGAGACTTTGGCATATCGTCATGAAGTTTAAAAATGTCGCCATTAACAGAATCAACATCCATAGGCTCTGACTCCtgcttatttttatgaaaaagtttATACATTCCACTACCAGTTTTAGAACAAGCCTCTGATTCATCATCGCATACATAACCAGCATCTTTACCTCCTTCATTCATCTCAGACTTTGTAGAGACAAGGCTTGTAGTGGACTTAATCCTAGAGACGGATCCGGGAGAGTCGTCAAAGTCATCTTTACACATGGACAAGTCTGCAACAGTCATATCAGCGGGATTTTTCTCTGTGAGATAGTCCAGGCTACAATCCAGTTGAACATACTGCCCGTCATCAGACGTGTTTGCAACACTATCTGACATTGGGAAACCAATGTCAGATCTATCGAAACCAAAGCTGCGCCTCAGTTTATGCACCTCGCTCTGATCTCCTTGTAGAAGCCCCGCCTTCAACGAGTTAGGTTGACCTCTCTTCAAGCTCCCTTTCCTCATACTTCCCTCCAATGTGCTGTCAACAGAAAATGATCGCCCATGGTTTCGAGGCGTCTCTATTCTACTCTCGCCAAGCATTGACTCAGAAACACTCTCCCTCGGCAAAACGTCACTAATCATAACATACTCCCCCTTTTCATGAGATCCAGATATTGCAGGTTCGGACATTATTCTAGTGATATCGCCTTCTTTTTCGTCGTTAATGATGAAACCTTCGTTTAACGAGTGCCGATCATCTTCATATGTGGCCACATGTGACATTGTCGACTGCTCACAAACTGAAGAGGAAAATGAGCTCTGCACCAGGGCAGCAATGGGAGAATCGTCGGTGATGGATTTACTCTGACTGGATGAGCAAATGACCGGAGCGCTTACTGTGGATGATGGGGAGCCGGCTAGACGATGGCCGACCTGATTGCTGGATCTGTCAATATTTTCCGGGAACTcctgaaaaacaaaacagatagcTAAAGTCCCCTACCATAGTTAAACAGAATTAAAGGACAAAacacctttaaagctgcactcttacagattaattgttttgacaattttttatcttggaatgagccatttttttaatgtctgaaaaccagtaatacaaaactgctgacaaaagagcggAACACAGATTTCAATTTAcgttttaaaattgatgttttatggccaAATGTGTTAATAAggcttta
Coding sequences within:
- the LOC128209571 gene encoding rho GTPase-activating protein 11A-like isoform X1 translates to MKHISLIDNKDNLQALIRHELRELGVKVPKPKKAKRAASKLNQDVNKGQLFGNYLGAVHCVHVPECGYVAKFLVDAAKIISANIDNEGVFRKSGAVSRQKELKQQLENGKGFMDANVYDVTALVKQFFRELPEPLFTSVYHDTFVRCYQLENSEEATRAVLLACLLLPSEHATTLQYIMKLLAKIATHSEKNKMDSTNLAVVLAPNLMHMNSKSETMKSSEEKLLQVQTAIVELLIKQANLVCLVEDEMIEKTAFMSEVFSTDDELDASEDNLDDTKETRKKDKKRKRSGSFQGFVSSIAQSITKWRRSTDGKTNTSGISQASNASQVSGTGSYRQPVQTEDGAYENRTFQFAAGEATPVMRRPKNAPSTDGRAFSASKKKAILNQLPQHSALASTPFTPASTMKPHPGGRHGMLATPSFPPRPHQTPRQSAKSRKKIALFSPASTTKKKRYSSTSNLSASKKTKSKGIFRRLSGSKGDQEFPENIDRSSNQVGHRLAGSPSSTVSAPVICSSSQSKSITDDSPIAALVQSSFSSSVCEQSTMSHVATYEDDRHSLNEGFIINDEKEGDITRIMSEPAISGSHEKGEYVMISDVLPRESVSESMLGESRIETPRNHGRSFSVDSTLEGSMRKGSLKRGQPNSLKAGLLQGDQSEVHKLRRSFGFDRSDIGFPMSDSVANTSDDGQYVQLDCSLDYLTEKNPADMTVADLSMCKDDFDDSPGSVSRIKSTTSLVSTKSEMNEGGKDAGYVCDDESEACSKTGSGMYKLFHKNKQESEPMDVDSVNGDIFKLHDDMPKSLAQQKQESKDSLLSEASSSLSPLQNFKEREMTRSVSADSGQGSICDETRIDSVDATPESITSGKLTEKERVGIETMHEFEKSASDALMSVADETCRMSDNEGDIPVFDESQNDQTWNESLKPGLVQKKSLSTQHLDREFEPTPTRVSRSKSLLEASLMQKKANVKPNLQISAETHKLLARAGYIKEHKVETKSDFDDFAVPGKFPFIQQAEALNPRRESIIQLQKNKAGFVRQNIRQFDRISEDKKEVDDRHASPLRFANSTSRKMKPPMVFHKPCGGFTKEVDGIRQTLNFSKDKMHFGTAKVPISTQLIKPSDPLNTTTDGKSTGLKRKPSIYYAEKDADRSVITNTGDSDSSMDFSSAHSVNESRFEHEVGNQTSDGKPELDLSITNAINSVNVCSPLNENVKTAGNEDKANVNNKENTGTPTKMPDIKQPILTTPISLESVKFRTASNKTPIELIKSSASKSPRSPIKPLKRLGSSPHSPRNRVIHSPKMIKTNRRSLLSTIPNQNEDFNSF
- the LOC128209571 gene encoding uncharacterized protein LOC128209571 isoform X2: MKHISLIDNKDNLQALIRHELRELGVKVPKPKKAKRAASKLNQDVNKGQLFGNYLGAVHCVHVPECGYVAKFLVDAAKIISANIDNEGVFRKSGAVSRQKELKQQLENGKGFMDANVYDVTALVKQFFRELPEPLFTSVYHDTFVRCYQLENSEEATRAVLLACLLLPSEHATTLQYIMKLLAKIATHSEKNKMDSTNLAVVLAPNLMHMNSKSETMKSSEEKLLQVQTAIVELLIKQANLVCLVEDEMIEKTAFMSEVFSTDDELDASEDNLDDTKETRKKDKKRKRSGSFQGFVSSIAQSITKWRRSTDGKTNTSGISQASNASQVSGTGSYRQPVQTEDGAYENRTFQFAAGEATPVMRRPKNAPSTDGRAFSASKKKAILNQLPQHSALASTPFTPASTMKPHPGGRHGMLATPSFPPRPHQTPRQSAKSRKKIALFSPASTTKKKRFRWAFKIYEFPENIDRSSNQVGHRLAGSPSSTVSAPVICSSSQSKSITDDSPIAALVQSSFSSSVCEQSTMSHVATYEDDRHSLNEGFIINDEKEGDITRIMSEPAISGSHEKGEYVMISDVLPRESVSESMLGESRIETPRNHGRSFSVDSTLEGSMRKGSLKRGQPNSLKAGLLQGDQSEVHKLRRSFGFDRSDIGFPMSDSVANTSDDGQYVQLDCSLDYLTEKNPADMTVADLSMCKDDFDDSPGSVSRIKSTTSLVSTKSEMNEGGKDAGYVCDDESEACSKTGSGMYKLFHKNKQESEPMDVDSVNGDIFKLHDDMPKSLAQQKQESKDSLLSEASSSLSPLQNFKEREMTRSVSADSGQGSICDETRIDSVDATPESITSGKLTEKERVGIETMHEFEKSASDALMSVADETCRMSDNEGDIPVFDESQNDQTWNESLKPGLVQKKSLSTQHLDREFEPTPTRVSRSKSLLEASLMQKKANVKPNLQISAETHKLLARAGYIKEHKVETKSDFDDFAVPGKFPFIQQAEALNPRRESIIQLQKNKAGFVRQNIRQFDRISEDKKEVDDRHASPLRFANSTSRKMKPPMVFHKPCGGFTKEVDGIRQTLNFSKDKMHFGTAKVPISTQLIKPSDPLNTTTDGKSTGLKRKPSIYYAEKDADRSVITNTGDSDSSMDFSSAHSVNESRFEHEVGNQTSDGKPELDLSITNAINSVNVCSPLNENVKTAGNEDKANVNNKENTGTPTKMPDIKQPILTTPISLESVKFRTASNKTPIELIKSSASKSPRSPIKPLKRLGSSPHSPRNRVIHSPKMIKTNRRSLLSTIPNQNEDFNSF